The nucleotide window TTGTGGTAATATATTTCCAAAATTTGGCATACTAGCATTCGTTGCTGTTCCTGGAATAAATCCTGTTGTTGTTTGTTGTGTTTGTTCTGGATCATCAAATTGAATTACTGACTTTCTAGCTGCTAATTCTTCTTGTAAAAGTTGTTCATAATAAGCCTTTAAAGTTTCATCTAACTTTTCTTCAATTTTTATTTGTGGTTTTATTTCTTTAATATTATTTGAAGTGTCAGTAGTATTAGTTGTTTTCTCTTTATTTTGAACTAAAAACTGACTTTTTTCTCCTGCATATCCTATGTTTTCTGTAATTTTTTTTCTATTATTAATAGGTGCTGTTCCTTCTTGTGTTTGTTCTGCTTTAGGGGTAGAAATTTCTTTTAATTTAGAACTAACTAAAGATGAAATTATTACAAATATAAGTAATATTAATACCAATCCCAATCCTACTAATGTTATTTTTTTTTTATTTATTTTATTTTCAGATTTAGGTTCGTAATTTTCCATATCTTCTATATTTTTTTCTATATTTTCCTCCATTATTCCTCCTTATATCTGTAATTTTTATTTTTTATAACTATTCTTTTATTTCCTAATTTTAATACTCCTTCTTCAAATATTCTATCAATAATATAATAGTTACCTTGTATTCTAAAATTAACTAATTGATCTTGTTTTGACCCTTTTTCTCTAATATAAAAAACTGGTAACTCTTGAGTATTTTTTAATACAAAATAAGTTTTTTGTCCGTCATCAAAAATAGATGAAGGTGTAAAATCATATCTTTTTGTACTTACTGTATAATTATAGTTATGATCTTCTAAATTTCCTGTTGTTACTATAGTTTTTTCTTTAGCTTCTTGGATCTTCATAACTTCATCTGGATATAACCATTTAACTACTGGGTTGTACCACTCTTTAGCAGAATATAAATTGATGTTATACATTCTTTTATTTGTGTTAATTATTAAGTTTGTTCTTAAATTAATTGAAAATGGTTTAATATATATTACTTGTCTTGTACCCTCACTTGAGCCTGTTGTACTTTGAGATTTTTGCCACCTTGCTGTATCTCCTCCAGATACACTAATGATTTGTTCATTTGGAGCTAACATAATAGCTGTTAAATAATTAACTCTACAATAAATTGTATACATTGCATCTTCATTATATACAAAGTTTGTCTGTACTCCATTTTTCGCTTCCCTTATACCAGATATAATAACTTGCTTATTTGGTGTTATTTGCTCTAAAACTGTATTAGCTGAATAGCTATTTGCCGCTATTATTAAACTAAAAATTATTGCAATTTTTTTTATGTGCATTATTCCTCCTCTTTAGATATTGAAAAATCCTCAACTATTATTCCTAAAGGATTTATATTAATCTCATCTATTTCTTTGGGTTGCTCATTTGTTATTGTAAATAAACCAACAAAATTAGAATTAGAAATCTCTAGTCCTTCTGCTGAATACATTTTTTCATTCCATTTAACTTGATATGTATTTTTTGTTCTTGGAACTTTATTAAAGCTAGTTATATTTATATCTCTCGAAATTAATTGTTTTGCTAAATTATTAGTATCTTCATTAATTAATATATCTTGGTGTTTTTGTAACATAGCTTCAGTCAAAAAATAAGATAATTGTCGAAAGTTTCTTGAGTACAAAACACTATCTCTAGGAATAGCTCTCATTTTACTTACAATATCTCTTATGAAATATCTATTTTCTATTTCTTTAGGAATATATATTTGATCCGCTTTTCTAATAGCTTTTGCTTCTCCTACTTTATCAACTTCTACAACATAAGGAATTAATGTCGATCTTGTTGATAAGTAAATACAACCTAATGTTGATATTATTGTTAAAGTTATCATTAATAAAGCTATTATTTTATAAGTATTTACTCTTTTACTTTGTTGTGCATAAAACTCAAATAGATCTTCTGTAGCTTTATCATAATCTACTTCTTTTTTTGATTTATTATTTTCTTTTTTCTCTGAATTTAATTCCTTATTTTTTTTTTTAAATATATCTAGTTTATCCAATCATTACCCCCCCTGTAATATTGAATAGTCCTAATAGTACACTTGCCCCACCTACTACTGCTAATGCCACTACTATTCTAATTATTTTTCCCATTATTCCAGAATCTTGTGTAAGCACCCAACCAAAAGCAGACGCTACAATAACAACTAAAGCTATCACCTTTGCCATTGGCCCACTTATTGATTTAGATATTTCGTCGGCAGGACTTTCCCATACCATTTTAGAGTTAGTACTTGCAAAAGTTGCTACACTCCAGAATAAAGATAACATTCCAATTTTAAATTTTTTTAACATAATAAAACCTCCTATAATATTTAAGTTGTCTTTATGATATCACAAAACTTTTATTTTGTATAGATATATTACAAAAAAAAAAAAAAAGTAGTAGCAAAAAGTTGACTAGCATTTTTTTTAATGGTAAAATTTAAGAAAATTTCACACGCACTTTTGTGTGCCAACACTAAAGTGCACGTTTACAAGTTTCTCAATTTTTTTCAAAAATTGCAGAAACTTACACGTGGCAGGAACAGATTTCCTGCACCATTCTAAATAACTCTATCGAGTGTCTACGACCAAAAAAGGGGGTGTTATCAAATGGCTAATTATTACTTAAATATGAGTTATGGTAAAGTGGGAAAAACTAATGCCCATTTTGACTACATTACAGCTAATGGTAAATATACTGGAAAAGAAAAAGAACTAGTATATGAATCTCATAATATGCCAAACTGGGTAACGTCTGCTAAAGAATTTTGGGAAATAGCTGATAATAACGAAAGAGTTAATGGAAGGACTTATAGAGAAGTAAGAATATCATTACCAGAAGAACTAACTAAAGAAGAAAATATAGAACTTTT belongs to Fusobacterium necrogenes and includes:
- a CDS encoding TrbC/VirB2 family protein — its product is MLKKFKIGMLSLFWSVATFASTNSKMVWESPADEISKSISGPMAKVIALVVIVASAFGWVLTQDSGIMGKIIRIVVALAVVGGASVLLGLFNITGGVMIG
- a CDS encoding type IV secretion system protein — encoded protein: MDKLDIFKKKNKELNSEKKENNKSKKEVDYDKATEDLFEFYAQQSKRVNTYKIIALLMITLTIISTLGCIYLSTRSTLIPYVVEVDKVGEAKAIRKADQIYIPKEIENRYFIRDIVSKMRAIPRDSVLYSRNFRQLSYFLTEAMLQKHQDILINEDTNNLAKQLISRDINITSFNKVPRTKNTYQVKWNEKMYSAEGLEISNSNFVGLFTITNEQPKEIDEININPLGIIVEDFSISKEEE
- a CDS encoding TrbG/VirB9 family P-type conjugative transfer protein, yielding MHIKKIAIIFSLIIAANSYSANTVLEQITPNKQVIISGIREAKNGVQTNFVYNEDAMYTIYCRVNYLTAIMLAPNEQIISVSGGDTARWQKSQSTTGSSEGTRQVIYIKPFSINLRTNLIINTNKRMYNINLYSAKEWYNPVVKWLYPDEVMKIQEAKEKTIVTTGNLEDHNYNYTVSTKRYDFTPSSIFDDGQKTYFVLKNTQELPVFYIREKGSKQDQLVNFRIQGNYYIIDRIFEEGVLKLGNKRIVIKNKNYRYKEE